In a genomic window of Quercus lobata isolate SW786 chromosome 4, ValleyOak3.0 Primary Assembly, whole genome shotgun sequence:
- the LOC115986405 gene encoding PH, RCC1 and FYVE domains-containing protein 1-like — protein sequence MANEQSRAEREIDLAITALKKGAQLLKYGRRGKPKFCPFRVANDESVLIWFSGKEEKHLKLSHVSRIIPGQRTPIFQRYPRPEKEYQSFSLIYDDRSLDLICKDKDEAETWFIGLKALISRGRHRTGRSESRSDGVSSEANSPRANTQRSSPLSSPFGSGGSSQKDAVDPLHLRTPHDSPPKIGLEKALSDVIFYAVPPKVFFHPDSASGSVHSLSSGTSDGINGRVKGTGMDAFRVSLSSAVSSSSQGSGHDDGDALGDVFIWGEGTGDGILGGGIHTDGSSGVKIDSLVPRPMESAVQLDVQNIACGRRHAALVTKQGEVFSWGEELAGRLGHGVDSDVSHPKLIDGLKNINIELVVCGEYHSCAVTLTGEMYTWGGNSYHFGLLGHGNEASHWVPKKLNGPLEGLHVSSVSCGPWHTAVVTSAGQLFTFGDGTFGVLGHGDRRSVLIPREVESLRGLRTVRVACGVWHTAAVVEVMVGSSTSSNCSSGKLFTWGDGDKFRLGHGDKEARLVPTCVAALVEPNFCKVACGDSLTVALTNTGHVYTMGSPVYGQLGDPQADGKLPIRVEGKLMRNYVEEIACGAYHVAVLTSRTEVYTWGKGANGRLGHGDTDDRNSPSLVEALKDKQVKTIVCGTNFTAAICLHKWVSCVDQSLCSGCRLPFNFKRKRHNCYNCGFVFCHSCTNKKCLKASMAPNPNKPYRVCYNCFDKLRKATEADSSSHSALNRRGSVNQGQNELGEKNEKMDSRSNVHLGRNSSLESSREVESGSSKRNKKIDVNSSRVSPLPNGVSQWDALNNSKYLNPVFGSSKKFFSASLPGSRIVSRATSPKSRRSSPPRATTPIPTLSGLSSPKFVVDDAKRVNDSLSEEVLKLRAQVDDLTRNAQLQEIELERTTKQLKEAIEVAGEESSKCKAAKEVIKSLTAQLKEMAERLPVGAARNSNSPSFGSSSPPITQDVSTAATDMLNGHMTCHELDSKGSSSLVISNGSSTISNHTSSHSEVLHPEATARSKTRTAKGEPTNGDEWVEQDEPGVYITLVSLPGGAKDLKRVRFSRKRFSEKEAEQWWALNRARVYQQYNIPMVDKASVGMGREGLAH from the exons GCCATCACTGCTCTCAAGAAAGGGGCACAGTTGCTCAAGTATGGACGCAGAGGGAAGCCCAAATTTTGTCCCTTCAGGGTGGCTAAT GATGAATCTGTTCTGATTTGGTTCTCTGGAAAAGAGGAGAAACACCTTAAACTAAGCCATGTGTCCAGAATTATTCCTGGTCAGCGCACT CCAATATTTCAGAGGTACCCTCGGCCTGAGAAGGAATACCAATCATTTTCTCTTATATATGATGATAGGTCCTTAGATTTG ATATGCAAGGATAAAGATGAAGCTGAGACCTGGTTTATTGGTCTAAAAGCACTAATATCCCGTGGCCGTCACCGAACAGGGAGATCTGAATCAAGAAGTGATGGAGTTTCATCTGAAGCAAATAGTCCTAGAGCAAACACCCAAAGAAGTTCTCCTTTGAGTTCTCCATTTGGCAGTGGTGGGAGTTCACAAAAG GATGCGGTTGATCCCCTTCATCTGCGTACGCCACATGACAGCCCTCCAAAAATTGGTTTAGAGAAGGCGTTGTCAGATGTGATATTTTATGCTGTGCCTCCCAAGGTTTTCTTTCACCCAGATTCTGCTAGTGGTTCGGTCCATTCCCTGTCATCAGGGACCTCAGATGGAATTAATGGACGCGTAAAGGGTACAGGCATGGATGCTTTCAGAGTTAGTTTGTCAAGTGCTGTTAGCTCATCAAGTCAAGGCTCTGGTCACGATGATGGTGATGCTCTAGGGGATGTTTTTATTTGGGGAGAAGGCACTGGCGATGGCATTCTGGGTGGGGGAATACATACAGATGGTAGTTCTGGTGTTAAGATTGATTCTTTAGTACCTAGACCAATGGAATCTGCAGTACAACTTGATGTTCAGAACATAGCTTGTGGTCGGCGGCATGCTGCTTTAGTAACCAAGCAAGGAGAGGTTTTCTCTTGGGGGGAGGAATTGGCAGGCAGACTTGGACATGGTGTAGACTCTGATGTTTCTCATCCAAAGCTTATAGATGGTCTTAAAAATATCAACATTGAACTTGTAGTATGTGGGGAGTACCATTCTTGTGCTGTTACTCTTACTGGTGAAATGTACACATGGGGTGGTAATTCTTACCATTTTGGGCTCCTTGGTCATGGAAACGAAGCTAGTCACTGGGTTCCAAAAAAGTTAAATGGACCTCTGGAGGGATTACATGTTTCATCAGTTTCTTGTGGACCGTGGCACACAGCTGTAGTAACCTCTGCTGGGCAATTGTTTACTTTTGGCGATGGGACTTTCGGCGTTTTAGGACATGGGGATCGTAGAAGTGTGTTGATACCTAGGGAGGTTGAATCCCTTAGGGGCCTGCGCACTGTGCGAGTAGCTTGTGGTGTTTGGCACACTGCTGCAGTTGTTGAAGTCATGGTTGGATCTTCAACCTCCAGCAACTGCTCATCCGGAAAGCTTTTTACGTGGGGAGATGGAGACAAATTCCGTCTTGGGCATGGTGATAAGGAAGCAAGACTGGTGCCTACTTGTGTTGCTGCCCTTGTTGAACCCAACTTTTGTAAAGTTGCCTGTGGAGACAGCCTGACTGTTGCACTTACAAATACAGGCCATGTCTACACAATGGGAAGCCCTGTTTATGGTCAGCTAGGAGATCCACAGGCTGATGGAAAGCTACCCATCCGTGTTGAGGGAAAGCTTATGAGGAATTATGTTGAAGAAATAGCTTGTGGTGCTTATCATGTTGCAGTTTTAACTTCAAGAACTGAAGTATACACTTGGGGAAAGGGTGCCAATGGTCGGTTGGGTCATGGGGATACAGATGATAGAAATTCCCCATCCTTAGTTGAAGCTTTAAAAGATAAACAAGTCAAAACAATTGTTTGTGGCACTAATTTTACTGCAGCTATCTGTCTGCATAAGTGGGTCTCATGTGTTGATCAATCTTTGTGTTCTGGTTGCCGCCTTCCGtttaatttcaaaagaaaacgACACAATTGTTATAATTGTGGATTTGTTTTCTGTCATTCATGCACTAATAAAAAGTGTCTCAAGGCTTCCATGGCACCCAATCCCAACAAACCCTATCGTGTCTGTTATAATTGTTTTGACAAGCTTCGGAAAGCCACTGAAGCTGACTCTTCCTCTCATTCTGCTCTTAATAGAAGAGGAAGTGTGAATCAGGGACAAAATGAACTTGGtgaaaagaatgagaaaatggATTCAAGATCTAATGTCCACCTTGGAAGGAATTCTTCTTTAGAATCATCTAGAGAAGTGGAAAGTGGATCttctaaaagaaacaaaaagatagaTGTTAATAGTAGTCGTGTTTCGCCCCTTCCCAATGGTGTTTCTCAGTGGGATGCACTCAATAACTCTAAATATCTCAATCCAGTGTTTGGGTCTTCCAAAAAGTTTTTCTCTGCTTCTCTTCCTGGATCAAGAATTGTTTCTCGAGCAACATCTCCAAAGTCAAGACGATCTAGTCCCCCTCGTGCCACAACACCAATCCCAACTTTATCAGGGCTTAGTTCACCAAAATTTGTTGTGGATGATGCTAAAAGGGTGAATGATAGTCTGAGTGAAGAAGTTCTAAAATTAAGAGCCCAG GTTGACGATCTTACCCGCAATGCGCAACTTCAAGAAATTGAGCTGGAGAGAACAACCAAACAGCTTAAGGAGGCCATTGAAGTAGCAGGGGAAGAGAGTTCAAAATGCAAAGCTGCAAAGGAAGTAATTAAGTCACTCACTGCACAA TTGAAAGAAATGGCTGAAAGGTTACCTGTTGGTGCTGCAAGAAATAGCAATTCACCTTCCTTTGGTTCTTCCAGCCCCCCTATTACTCAGGATGTTTCTACTGCAGCCACCGACATGCTAAATGGTCACATGACCTGCCATGAACTGGATTCAAAAGGGTCAAGCAGCCTGGTGATTTCTAATGGGTCAAGCACAATTAGTAACCACACCTCAAGTCACTCTGAAGTGTTGCACCCAGAAGCAACTGCTAGGAGTAAGACCAGAACAGCAAAAGGTGAACCCACAAATGGGGATGAATGGGTTGAGCAAGATGAGCCAGGTGTTTATATCACCCTTGTTTCGTTACCTGGAGGTGCCAAAGATCTTAAGCGTGTCCGCTTCAG TCGGAAGCGGTTTAGTGAGAAAGAAGCAGAACAGTGGTGGGCATTAAACAGGGCTAGAGTATATCAGCAGTACAATATTCCGATGGTTGACAAAGCAAGTGTTGGCATGGGAAGGGAAGGTTTAGCTCATTGA
- the LOC115986438 gene encoding F-box protein At3g54460-like, which yields MNDNDDENDKSFPDHKLCGYLCTVLTVNSPPSAETLRFKKTRCEIFGDGLYVGFRSPNGVVLSVLDSAAEPEQCESKSGVGGGVVSSGKKRKKRVRKIGQVHGSISVVHQLQALVSHKCVKIDARVVCVFGPESESAEAEARAVVLVDVYLPIAVLSGWQFPRSGSIAAALFRHLSCDWGERTSMLASGQRCIEAQGADKSVWNLSDCHVLGCKLHYNVTDSSKRRLFELHEIFKSVPSLTKREQLDSSRIMPVDGIYRSGIWDLSDDILINMLATLGPTDLVKAAATCRHLKSLAASIMPCMKLKLFSHQQAAVEWMLQRERNAEIMPHPLYMAFSAEDGFSFYVNIVSGEIVTGRVPSIKDFRGGMFCDEPGLGKTITALSLILKTQGTWADPPEGVQITWCMHNGDQRCGYYELSGDNVTGGIKFLGKRDVGQNARRGMEDLTHSSPKRARLMGFEDQIAFDDLFPSRGNKSPISASSSSAMSVVRCSRDLSFIKKNLCSEYEGAAGFSKEKKVGGNSSRCKRASICPSRFFQEKQVEVSYGVSNCFKRPGKAVADYLEYNDTWVQCDACRKWRKLIETRAADVAAVWFCSMNTDPLYQSCSVPEESWDNCSPIRYLPGFYTKGTSAGEERNVSFFTSVLREHYPLINSETKKALTWLAKLTPEKLSHMESIGLRSPYLGTCLMPVRNAHGYDKIFSAFGLMKREEKGIFKWYYPRDLDNLAFDVAALRISLCEPLDSVRLYLSRATLIVVPSNLVDHWKTQIEKHVSPGQLRVYVWTDHRKPPAHSLAWDYDIVITTVSRLSAEWSPRKKSVLMQVHWLRVMLDEGHTLGSSVNLTNKLQMAISLVASNRWILTGTPTPNTPNSQLSHLQPLLKFLHEEAFGQNQMSWEAGILRPFEAEMEEGRLRLLQLLQKCMISARKMDLQNIPPCIKKVMFLDFTEEHARSYNELVVTVRRNILMADWNDPSHVESLLNPKQWKSRSATVRNVRLSCCVAGHIKVTEAGEDIQETMDVLVEKGLDHTADEYTYIKNYLLYGGYCVRCNEWCRLPVITPCRHLLCLDCVALDSEKCTYPGCGNLYEMESPVVLTRPENPNPKWPVPKDLIELQPSYKQDNWDPDWQSTSSSKVTYLVQRLKALLEANREVGHYMGEGKIVKCVDELVYPSQMSDARVLSLDDCSRVSSETQKFSPEKVLIFSQFLEHIHVIEQQLTIAGIKFAGMYSPMHSSNKMKSLATFQNDESCMALLMDGSAALGLDLSFVTHVFLMEPIWDKSMEEQVISRAHRMGATRPIHVETLAMRGTIEEQMVHFLQDADDRRRFLKEEYRKPDREGPRTHRTLHDFAESNYLSQLGFVRTNPKI from the exons ATGAACGACAACGACGACGAAAACGACAAGTCGTTTCCGGACCACAAGCTCTGCGGCTATTTATGCACGGTTCTCACGGTTAATTCTCCGCCGTCGGCTGAAACGCTGCGTTTCAAGAAGACTCGCTGCGAAATCTTCGGCGACGGCTTGTACGTGGGGTTCAGGTCCCCGAACGGCGTCGTACTCTCCGTGCTCGATTCGGCGGCGGAACCGGAGCAATGCGAGTCGAAAAGCGGCGTCGGCGGCGGCGTTGTTTCGAGCggcaagaagaggaagaagagagtgAGGAAGATAGGCCAAGTCCACGGCAGCATAAGCGTGGTGCACCAGCTTCAGGCGCTTGTTTCTCACAAGTGCGTGAAGATCGACGCGCGCGTGGTTTGCGTTTTCGGTCCCGAGTCCGAGTCCGCCGAGGCCGAGGCGAGGGCGGTGGTGCTCGTCGACGTGTATCTGCCGATCGCCGTGTTAAGCGGCTGGCAGTTCCCCCGGTCCGGCTCGATCGCCGCCGCGCTTTTTCGGCACTTGAG CTGTGACTGGGGCGAGAGAACTTCGATGCTTGCTAGTGGACAGCGATGTATAGAAGCTCAAGGGGCTGATAAGAGCGTTTGGAATCTTTCTGATTGTCACGTTCTTGGATGCAAGCTGCATTACAACGTCACCGATTCTTCAAAGAGAAGGCTATTTGAACTTCATGAAATTTTTAAGAGCGTACCCAGCTTGACGAAGAGGGAACAGCTTGATTCTTCAAGAATAATGCCTGTAGATGGCATTTATAGATCTGGCATTTGGGACTTATCGGATGACATTTTGATTAATATGCTAGCTACGCTTGGTCCAACGGACCTTGTGAAGGCTGCTGCAACGTGTCGGCATCTAAAATCCTTGGCCGCGTCAATCATGCCGTGTATGAAACTTAAGCTTTTTTCTCATCAGCAGGCAGCAGTCGAGTGGATGTTGCAGCGCGAGCGCAATGCTGAAATTATGCCACATCCTTTATACATGGCTTTCTCAGCAGAAGATGGATTTAGTTTCTATGTAAATATTGTTTCTGGTGAAATAGTCACAGGAAGAGTTCCTAGTATCAAAGATTTTCGTGGGGGTATGTTCTGTGATGAACCTGGCTTAGGCAAGACCATAACTGCTCTTTCCCTTATTCTGAAGACACAGGGAACATGGGCAGATCCACCAGAAGGGGTGCAAATAACCTGGTGTATGCATAACGGTGACCAGAGATGTGGCTATTATGAGCTTAGTGGTGATAATGTCACTGGTGGGATCAAGTTCTTGGGAAAAAGGGATGTAGGTCAGAATGCTCGAAGAGGCATGGAGGACTTGACCCACTCCTCACCTAAAAGAGCCAGGTTAATGGGTTTTGAAGATCAGATTGCATTTGATGATTTATTTCCTAGTagaggaaataaatcacctataTCTGCATCCTCTAGTTCAGCAATGTCTGTGGTTCGATGCTCTAGGGACTTGAGCTTCATCAAGAAAAACCTTTGTTCCGAATATGAAGGAGCAGCTGGtttttctaaagaaaagaaGGTTGGGGGAAATTCAAGTAGATGTAAGCGTGCCTCTATTTGTCCAAGTCGTTTTTTTCAGGAAAAGCAAGTTGAAGTTTCATATGGAGTATCAAACTGTTTCAAGAGGCCTGGCAAGGCTGTTGCAGATTATCTCGAGTATAATGACACCTGGGTTCAATGTGATGCTTGTCGTAAGTGGCGAAAGCTTATAGAAACTAGGGCTGCTGATGTTGCTGCAGTATGGTTTTGTAGTATGAATACTGATCCTTTATATCAGAGCTGTAGTGTTCCTGAAGAATCTTGGGATAATTGCAGCCCAATAAGATATTTACCTGGATTCTACACCAAAGGAACTTCTGCGGGTGAGGAACGAAATGTTTCATTTTTCACCAGTGTGCTTAGGGAGCACTATCCATTGATTAATTCCGAAACAAAGAAAGCCTTAACTTGGTTGGCTAAACTTACTCCAGAGAAACTCTCACACATGGAATCAATTGGCTTACGAAGTCCTTACTTAGGCACTTGTCTTATGCCTGTTAGGAATGCCCATGGCTACGATAAGATATTCAGTGCATTTGGTCTcatgaagagagaagaaaagggtATTTTTAAGTGGTATTATCCACGAGATCTTGACAACTTGGCCTTTGATGTGGCTGCTCTCAGGATTTCTCTCTGTGAGCCACTGGATTCTGTCAGGTTATATTTGTCCAGAGCAACCCTAATTGTTGTTCCATCAAATCTAGTTGACCATTGGAAAACTCAAATCGAAAAGCATGTCAGTCCTGGTCAGTTACGTGTGTATGTTTGGACTGATCATAGAAAGCCTCCTGCTCACAGTCTGGCATGGGATTATGATATTGTCATAACAACCGTTAGTCGTTTAAGTGCAGAGTGGAGCCCCCGAAAGAAGAGCGTACTGATGCAAGTGCATTGGCTTAGAGTCATGTTAGATGAGGGACACACCCTTGGCTCAAGTGTTAACTTGACAAACAAATTGCAAATGGCTATTTCATTGGTGGCTTCAAATCGGTGGATATTAACAGGAACTCCAACTCCTAACACTCCCAACAGTCAACTATCACATCTTCAACCATTGCTTAAGTTTCTTCATGAGGAAgcttttggacagaatcaaatGTCTTGGGAAGCTGGTATTCTTAGGCCATTTGAAGCAGAGATGGAGGAGGGACGGTTACGTTTGTTGCAGTTACTTCAGAAGTGCATGATCAGCGCAAGAAAGATGGATTTGCAAAATATTCCACCCTGCATTAAGAAAGTTATGTTTCTTGATTTTACTGAGGAACATGCAAGAAGTTACAATGAATTAGTAGTTACAGTGCGGCGCAATATACTAATGGCTGACTGGAATGATCCTTCTCATGTTGAGAGTCTACTGAATCCAAAGCAGTGGAAGTCTCGAAGTGCAACTGTCAGAAATGTCAGGCTGTCTTGCTGTGTGGCTGGACATATTAAAGTTACAGAAGCTGGTGAAGATATTCAAGAAACAATGGATGTTTTAGTTGAAAAGGGTCTGGATCATACTGCAGATGAgtatacttatataaaaaattacctCCTCTATGGTGGGTATTGTGTCAG ATGTAACGAATGGTGCCGTTTACCTGTCATTACACCATGTAGGCATCTTTTGTGCCTTGATTGTGTTGCTTTGGACAGTGAAAAGTGTACTTATCCTGGATGTGGTAACTTATATGAGATGGAGTCTCCTGTTGTACTAACCCGGCCAGAAAATCCTAACCCAAAGTGGCCTGTGCCCAAAGATCTTATTGAGTTACAACCATCATACAAACAG GATAACTGGGATCCTGATTGGCAATCAACATCTAGCAGTAAAGTTACTTACCTTGTACAGAGGTTGAAAGCTTTGCTTGAAGCTAATAGAGAAGTTGGTCACTACATGGGAGAAGGCAAAATTGTGAAGTGTGTGGATGAGCTAGTTTATCCCTCTCAGATGAGTGATGCAAGGGTCTTGTCCCTGGATGATTGCTCTAGAGTGAGCAGTGAGACTCAGAAATTTTCCCCAGAAAAAGTTTTAAtcttctctcaatttcttgAGCACATACATGTCATTGAACAACAG TTAACTATTGCAGGTATCAAATTTGCTGGGATGTATAGTCCAATGCATTCTAGCAACAAG ATGAAGTCACTGGCCACGTTTCAGAATGATGAAAGTTGTATGGCACTTTTGATGGATGGAAGTGCTGCATTGGGGCTCGATTTGAGCTTTGTAACGCATGTATTCCTAATGGAACCAATTTGGGACAAAAG TATGGAGGAACAAGTTATAAGTCGTGCTCATCGGATGGGTGCTACTCGGCCTATTCATGTGGAAACTTTAGCAATGCGTGGTACAATTGAAGAGCAAATGGTGCACTTCTTACAG GATGCTGATGATCGTAGAAGATTCTTGAAGGAAGAGTACAGAAAACCTGATCGTGAAGGGCCAAGAACTCATCGTACATTACATGATTTTGCTGAGAGCAATTATCTCTCTCAGCTTGGTTTTGTGCGCACTAATCCAAAGATTTAA